A single genomic interval of Flavobacteriales bacterium harbors:
- a CDS encoding T9SS type A sorting domain-containing protein codes for MNLRWPGARLGLLLGCLGFVAALRCEAQGNLIPNHSFEEYDTCLAVLGFYTPNEGPLHWFSASGSPDYYQSCVGNGAANGIPQSFYGYQFPQDGEAHVGMVTYQQQYGLREYAMVELLEAMDPGETYYASFWASAGWNGIKDYPQHYVAASHVGMLFTVQPRPWTIGDPWPTAGNSAHVYHPWIIADTVGWTLVSGSFVADSAYRYLMIGNHFDNATTDTLHFATYPWMPKAYTLIDNVCVSVAPDGCPMATGLMDVAVDEIHLHPNPAAGELHLGGVPVGAQIVIHDATGRLIWEGRGERNAWNLDVSGWPRGGYVLRVMQTRSHRTFKFVLIE; via the coding sequence ATGAACCTCCGGTGGCCGGGCGCACGCCTTGGCCTGTTGCTCGGCTGCCTGGGGTTCGTTGCGGCTCTCCGCTGCGAAGCGCAGGGCAATTTGATTCCGAACCACAGCTTCGAAGAGTATGATACCTGCTTGGCCGTTTTGGGATTCTACACGCCCAATGAAGGGCCACTGCATTGGTTCTCGGCCAGTGGATCACCTGACTACTACCAAAGCTGTGTGGGGAACGGTGCGGCCAATGGGATACCGCAGAGTTTCTATGGGTACCAGTTTCCCCAAGACGGCGAAGCTCATGTGGGTATGGTAACCTATCAACAGCAGTATGGCTTGCGTGAGTATGCCATGGTCGAGCTCTTGGAGGCGATGGATCCCGGCGAAACATATTACGCGAGCTTCTGGGCAAGCGCAGGATGGAATGGGATCAAGGATTACCCACAGCACTACGTCGCGGCAAGCCATGTTGGCATGCTCTTCACCGTACAACCACGACCTTGGACAATTGGTGATCCCTGGCCGACAGCCGGTAACAGCGCACACGTGTATCATCCGTGGATCATAGCGGATACAGTAGGGTGGACTCTGGTGAGCGGCAGTTTCGTGGCGGATAGTGCTTATCGGTACTTGATGATCGGTAATCACTTCGACAATGCCACCACGGACACGCTGCACTTCGCGACTTATCCATGGATGCCCAAGGCCTACACGTTGATCGACAACGTCTGTGTGTCCGTTGCCCCTGATGGCTGTCCCATGGCTACCGGACTCATGGATGTTGCGGTGGATGAGATTCACCTCCATCCGAATCCGGCTGCCGGTGAGTTGCACTTGGGCGGCGTACCGGTCGGCGCACAGATCGTCATCCACGACGCCACAGGCCGGTTGATATGGGAAGGTCGTGGCGAACGGAATGCGTGGAATTTGGACGTGAGCGGGTGGCCGCGTGGAGGATATGTTCTACGCGTCATGCAGACAAGGAGTCATCGTACGTTCAAGTTCGTGTTGATCGAGTAG
- a CDS encoding sigma 54-interacting transcriptional regulator: MNHPVISTLGDLKKSGYTPRSVKEELRANLIARIRAKQPLFEGIHGYEHTVVPALERAILAGHSINLLGLRGQAKTRMARSLVQLLDEWIPVVAGSEINDDPLAPISRYAREQITIHGDHTPIAWVHRNDRYTEKLSTPDVTVADLIGDSDPIKAANLKLDYSDERVIHFGLVPRSHRGIFVINELPDLQPRIQVALFNILQEGDVQIRGFKLRLPLDIQFVFTANPEDYTNRGAIITPLKDRIQSQILTHYPPTIELGMRITAQEVRSPREQTRRVRVPDLIRVLVERIALEARESDYVDRKSGVSARLTISALESAISAAELRALRTGEERTTVRIADLFAVGPAINGKIELVYEGEQEGAEKVARHLLSQALRNVFLELFPDPEKARRRAKVEARGRSVPDPYAAVVSHFDEHAVELPLEATDAAYAAALQQVPGLTDLVRSRHGYLDADELPVWMEFVLHGLAELSRVGRAEIEGATRFSDLMGSVLTGGDDDGADDR, translated from the coding sequence ATGAACCATCCCGTCATCAGCACCCTCGGCGACCTGAAGAAGAGCGGCTACACGCCGCGCAGTGTGAAGGAGGAGCTTCGCGCCAACCTCATCGCCCGCATCCGCGCGAAGCAACCGCTGTTCGAGGGCATCCACGGCTATGAGCACACCGTGGTCCCTGCGCTCGAGCGCGCGATCCTCGCCGGACACAGCATCAACCTGCTCGGCCTGCGCGGGCAGGCGAAGACCCGCATGGCCCGTTCGCTGGTGCAGCTGTTGGACGAGTGGATCCCCGTGGTGGCCGGCAGTGAGATCAACGACGACCCGCTGGCGCCCATTTCACGCTACGCCAGGGAACAGATCACCATCCACGGCGACCACACGCCCATCGCGTGGGTGCACCGCAACGACCGCTACACGGAGAAGCTCTCCACGCCCGATGTCACCGTGGCCGACCTCATCGGCGACAGCGACCCCATCAAGGCGGCGAACCTCAAGCTCGACTACAGCGACGAGCGTGTGATCCACTTCGGTCTGGTGCCCCGCAGCCATCGCGGCATCTTCGTCATCAACGAGCTGCCCGACCTGCAGCCGCGCATCCAGGTGGCGCTGTTCAACATCCTGCAGGAGGGCGACGTGCAGATCCGCGGCTTCAAGCTGCGCCTGCCGCTCGACATCCAGTTCGTGTTCACCGCGAACCCCGAGGACTACACCAACCGCGGCGCCATCATCACCCCGCTGAAGGACCGCATCCAGAGCCAGATCCTCACGCACTATCCCCCCACGATCGAGCTGGGCATGCGCATCACCGCGCAGGAGGTGCGCAGCCCGCGGGAGCAGACGCGGCGTGTGCGGGTGCCCGACCTGATCCGCGTGCTCGTGGAGCGGATCGCGTTGGAGGCCCGGGAGAGCGACTACGTGGACCGCAAGAGCGGCGTCAGCGCACGCCTTACCATCAGCGCGCTGGAGAGCGCCATCAGCGCGGCCGAACTGCGGGCGCTGCGCACCGGCGAGGAGCGCACCACGGTGCGCATCGCCGACCTGTTCGCCGTGGGTCCCGCGATCAACGGCAAGATCGAGCTGGTCTACGAAGGCGAGCAGGAAGGGGCCGAGAAGGTGGCGCGTCACCTGCTCTCACAGGCCCTGCGCAACGTGTTCCTGGAGCTCTTCCCGGACCCGGAGAAGGCCCGTCGGCGCGCGAAGGTCGAGGCCAGGGGCCGCTCGGTGCCCGATCCCTATGCCGCGGTGGTGTCGCACTTCGACGAGCACGCGGTTGAGCTTCCGCTGGAGGCGACGGATGCCGCGTACGCGGCGGCGCTGCAGCAGGTGCCGGGGCTCACCGACCTCGTACGGTCACGCCACGGCTACCTCGATGCGGACGAGCTGCCGGTGTGGATGGAGTTCGTGCTCCATGGACTTGCGGAACTGAGCCGCGTGGGCCGGGCCGAGATCGAGGGCGCCACACGCTTCAGCGACCTCATGGGCAGCGTGCTCACGGGGGGCGATGACGACGGAGC
- a CDS encoding peptidoglycan DD-metalloendopeptidase family protein, with translation MRALLHVSILLASLTGRAFAGVPSGSDTLRTDTVTALVMYGERTLSEGEALTDDRLDAMLDSLCALTDPPADLLRDLALYKRIRGLDEGGIIQLIDSLFELDTVPYALINEINLYSAQMPTQGEVDRSGLLAWLDDPTHDITGLYTDWNTLAVHACTPASAARDSVLLLQLVDEQAHCGFAMPVTGPLTSRFGWRDGRPHNGIDLDLEVWDTVRTAFPGVVRHAGVQNGYGRVVVVRHYNGLETYYAHLHRFKVKAGDVVDAGELIGLGGSSGRSSGSHLHFEVRFRGMPLDPTRIIDLSNGSLQADTLVIKRSRHAYAAYPKGTQFHTVAKGDHLYAIAEQYGTSIQALCDLNGITRRSILRVGQQLLVDAR, from the coding sequence ATGCGCGCGCTCCTGCACGTGTCCATCCTGCTGGCCAGCCTCACCGGGCGGGCCTTCGCCGGGGTTCCATCCGGCAGCGACACCCTGCGCACCGACACGGTGACGGCGCTGGTGATGTACGGCGAACGCACCCTTTCGGAGGGCGAGGCCCTCACCGACGACCGGCTTGACGCGATGCTGGACTCGCTGTGCGCGCTCACCGACCCACCGGCCGACCTGCTGCGCGACCTCGCCCTGTACAAGCGGATCCGGGGGCTCGATGAGGGCGGCATCATCCAGCTCATCGACTCGCTCTTCGAACTGGACACCGTGCCCTACGCGCTGATCAACGAGATCAACCTGTACAGTGCGCAGATGCCCACACAGGGCGAGGTGGACCGCAGCGGCCTGCTGGCCTGGCTGGACGACCCCACGCACGACATCACCGGCCTCTACACCGACTGGAACACCCTGGCCGTGCATGCGTGCACCCCCGCCTCCGCCGCACGCGACAGTGTGCTGCTGCTGCAGCTCGTGGACGAGCAGGCGCACTGCGGCTTCGCCATGCCCGTGACGGGGCCGCTCACCTCACGCTTCGGCTGGCGCGACGGCCGTCCGCACAACGGCATCGACCTGGACCTGGAGGTGTGGGACACCGTGCGCACGGCCTTCCCCGGTGTGGTGCGCCATGCCGGCGTGCAGAACGGCTACGGGCGCGTGGTGGTGGTGCGCCACTACAACGGGCTGGAGACCTACTACGCGCACCTGCACCGCTTCAAGGTGAAGGCAGGCGACGTGGTGGACGCGGGCGAACTGATCGGTCTGGGCGGAAGCTCGGGGCGCTCCTCGGGCAGCCACCTGCACTTCGAGGTGCGCTTCCGCGGCATGCCGCTGGACCCAACGCGCATCATCGATCTGAGCAACGGTTCGCTGCAGGCGGACACCTTGGTGATCAAGCGTTCGCGCCATGCCTACGCCGCCTATCCCAAGGGTACGCAGTTCCACACGGTGGCGAAAGGTGACCATCTTTACGCCATTGCCGAGCAATACGGCACGTCCATCCAAGCCCTGTGCGACCTGAACGGCATCACCCGACGCTCGATCCTCCGCGTGGGACAGCAGCTCCTGGTGGATGCCCGGTAG
- a CDS encoding T9SS type A sorting domain-containing protein: MNRTLTLSALAFVAAPLLAQPVIEASENQPEIGDAITVNSGAFTSAGAAGNDQTYDFSGLTSTGTRIWTYLDPAVYPDAGTLFPTANIAMTDGTTDTTFYAMSGTALTVVGEDAALLTFGYTAPLAQGPDLIRWPATLNDSWSGPISATFDIDGVGTFTRSGSYTAVVDGAGTLVLPGGTSMAVIRVRFNSTEVNAGPLVTVTRKKEIYSYHTRFKAHPVVRIINDSLSSNLGPSLNTLVTEWLDATEVGIDERSLAFSLAPNPAGDLVVLTTERPVAAVELRDAAGRALPVNAARIQGTRVELGLSGLRPGFYLVQVTATDGGRATRRLVVE, from the coding sequence ATGAACCGCACCCTGACCCTCTCCGCCCTGGCGTTCGTCGCCGCCCCGCTCCTCGCCCAGCCCGTTATCGAGGCGTCCGAGAACCAGCCCGAGATCGGCGACGCCATCACGGTGAACTCCGGGGCGTTCACCAGCGCCGGCGCTGCGGGCAACGACCAGACCTACGACTTCAGCGGGCTCACCAGCACGGGCACCCGCATCTGGACCTACCTCGACCCGGCCGTGTACCCCGACGCCGGCACGCTGTTCCCCACGGCCAACATCGCCATGACCGATGGCACCACGGACACCACCTTCTATGCGATGAGCGGCACGGCCCTGACGGTGGTCGGTGAGGATGCCGCCCTGCTCACCTTCGGCTACACGGCGCCCCTCGCACAGGGGCCCGACCTCATCCGGTGGCCGGCCACGCTGAATGACAGCTGGTCCGGGCCCATCTCGGCCACCTTCGACATCGATGGCGTGGGCACCTTCACCCGTTCGGGCAGCTACACCGCCGTGGTGGATGGTGCGGGCACCCTGGTGCTTCCCGGCGGCACGAGCATGGCGGTGATCCGGGTGCGCTTCAACTCCACCGAGGTGAACGCCGGCCCGCTGGTCACGGTGACGCGCAAGAAGGAGATCTACAGCTACCACACGCGCTTCAAGGCCCATCCGGTGGTGCGCATCATCAACGATTCGCTCAGTTCCAACCTCGGGCCCTCCCTGAACACGCTGGTCACCGAATGGCTGGATGCGACCGAGGTCGGCATCGACGAGCGTTCCCTGGCGTTCAGCCTGGCGCCGAACCCGGCCGGGGATCTGGTGGTGCTCACCACGGAACGTCCGGTGGCGGCCGTGGAGCTGCGCGACGCCGCAGGTCGTGCGCTTCCGGTGAACGCCGCGCGCATCCAGGGCACGCGCGTGGAGCTCGGGCTCTCGGGGCTTCGCCCCGGGTTCTATCTGGTGCAGGTCACCGCCACCGATGGCGGCAGGGCCACACGCCGCCTGGTGGTGGAGTGA
- a CDS encoding VWA domain-containing protein, with protein sequence MIGHRFAKYIPPEDDRSPFEKLLPLFLELLTHTSGDVEEALDWMDQLDKEHGFYSKDYGRKEFEDDLRKHGMIGRPTKGGKAPLTGKAEKLIRERALDQVFGRLKKVDRGNHALRRTGQGDEPTSDRRSYRFGDRIEQVAMSDSIRNAQQRGLDELRMSEDDLEVIETEHQSACATVLMIDISHSMILYGEDRITPAKKVAMALAELIKRRYPKDTLDIVVFGNDAWQVSLKDLPYLQVGPFHTNTVAGLELAMDILRRRKVRNRRIVMITDGKPSCIKRDGEYYMNSFGLDEFIVARTLDAAVRARKAGILITTFMIARDNYLQRFIERFTEANQGRAFYTGLQGLADMVFRDHTTNRKAS encoded by the coding sequence ATGATCGGCCACCGCTTCGCGAAGTACATCCCCCCGGAGGACGATCGCTCGCCCTTCGAGAAGCTGCTGCCCCTGTTCCTGGAGCTGCTCACCCACACCAGCGGCGATGTGGAGGAGGCCCTCGACTGGATGGACCAGCTCGACAAGGAGCACGGCTTCTACAGCAAGGATTACGGCCGCAAGGAGTTCGAGGATGACCTGCGCAAGCACGGCATGATCGGCAGGCCCACGAAGGGAGGCAAGGCCCCGCTCACCGGCAAGGCCGAGAAGCTCATCCGCGAACGCGCGTTGGATCAGGTGTTCGGCAGGCTGAAGAAGGTGGACCGCGGGAACCATGCGTTGCGCCGCACCGGACAGGGCGACGAGCCCACCAGCGACCGGCGCAGCTACCGCTTCGGCGACCGCATCGAGCAGGTGGCCATGAGCGACAGCATCCGCAACGCCCAGCAGCGCGGCCTCGATGAGCTGCGGATGAGCGAGGACGACCTGGAGGTGATCGAGACCGAGCACCAGAGCGCCTGCGCCACCGTGCTCATGATCGACATCAGCCACAGCATGATCCTCTATGGCGAGGACCGCATCACCCCGGCGAAGAAGGTGGCCATGGCCCTCGCCGAGCTCATCAAGCGGCGCTACCCCAAGGACACGCTCGACATCGTGGTGTTCGGCAACGATGCGTGGCAGGTGAGCCTGAAGGACCTGCCCTACCTGCAGGTGGGGCCCTTCCACACCAACACCGTGGCCGGGCTGGAGCTCGCCATGGACATCCTGCGCCGCCGGAAGGTGCGCAACCGCCGCATCGTGATGATCACCGATGGCAAGCCCAGCTGCATCAAGCGCGACGGCGAGTACTACATGAACAGCTTCGGGCTCGACGAGTTCATCGTGGCCCGCACGCTCGATGCCGCCGTGCGCGCGCGCAAGGCCGGCATCCTCATCACCACCTTCATGATCGCGCGCGACAATTACCTCCAGCGGTTCATCGAGCGCTTCACCGAGGCCAACCAGGGCCGCGCGTTCTATACCGGCCTGCAGGGGCTCGCGGACATGGTGTTCCGCGACCACACCACCAACCGCAAAGCCTCCTGA
- a CDS encoding nitroreductase encodes MRHSVSDLTAVIRDRRTIQPKDMSDRVVQRDMVELILSNATWAPNHGMTQPWRFVVFAGDARQRLSTFMGEEYTRITPPEKFMPRKHENAVQRPLQASVVVALGMARDPRGKISELEEQLAVACAVQNMHLTCTAYGLGGFWGTGAVVTGDGMRHFIGLAEGDRCMGLFYIGYPAVDWPKGYRKPLPDVMSWQQA; translated from the coding sequence ATGCGCCACAGCGTCAGCGACCTCACCGCGGTGATCCGCGACCGCCGCACCATCCAACCCAAGGACATGAGCGACCGTGTGGTGCAGCGCGACATGGTGGAGCTCATCCTGTCCAACGCCACCTGGGCGCCCAACCACGGCATGACGCAGCCCTGGCGCTTCGTCGTGTTCGCCGGGGACGCCCGCCAGCGGTTGTCCACGTTCATGGGCGAGGAATACACGCGCATCACCCCGCCGGAGAAGTTCATGCCGCGCAAGCACGAGAACGCTGTGCAACGCCCCCTGCAGGCCAGCGTGGTGGTGGCGCTCGGCATGGCCCGCGACCCGCGCGGCAAGATCAGCGAGCTGGAGGAGCAGCTGGCCGTGGCCTGTGCCGTGCAGAACATGCACCTTACGTGCACCGCCTACGGGCTGGGCGGCTTCTGGGGCACCGGCGCGGTGGTCACCGGCGACGGCATGCGGCACTTCATCGGCCTGGCCGAGGGCGACCGCTGCATGGGCCTGTTCTACATCGGATACCCTGCGGTCGACTGGCCCAAGGGTTATCGGAAGCCCCTGCCCGATGTGATGTCCTGGCAGCAGGCCTGA
- a CDS encoding tail fiber domain-containing protein translates to MEVRHNGNQPIQWWTDSIQRMQLYHTRTGTLPLLGGGTINVQQDGYLGLSGTPGFFATNGYGPFSRLHLADLDPNSEGQNHYNQPWGYRSWMKNGMTLTGNHDHAYIGQRYYGHDSTDLVIHWSDNAEKSPFGPDRLRFIFTTDNTGATQGSRSQEGLEFMRMYPVNQNQGFVGIGNFAQPGISPDPEPSERLDILDQTIRIRRLVPDYEDDQLDRLVVTDADGRLHWRDVSSLPAPPDNCEWTMGANPNPNHVWTAVGAADPDCPDGEDNVGIGTNSPVGGTKLNVIENTPHSGLSNRGVFVRTEIPTGTNGAGATCIGVRAEAANAATNVGLQGAATSSSALAAGSNYGIEGAATAGGAVTSNHAGHFDAGLTSGAAVTFNRGVFSRATNHNTSAHNWGGQFEAYGNGTSADNRGVECYVQGSGANQFNFGLRSYLWCTGANANNWGVWSRVDGPSTSNNIAVYGQVPDTMTNNWAGYFAGRVQVTGSMWNNGTFIFSDADIKTNVEDIEGQDAASLLGQLSPRAYSYQSAQYPQLYLPGGQQFGFLAQEVAQVIPAVVGSTKVPAELDSLGNVIHPEMDVEGINYTAMIPLLVAAFKEQQTTISTLQDQLAAVQQDLATCCAAHGSTDGRGMSAGAGARLRQGFGDANAGAGEALRTDLIIVPNPVADHTQLRYTVATPGRTRLEVSDASGKRLEVLEEAVREAGAYTHDWTTMDLAPGTYHVTLYLNDSFVVKKAVKVAQ, encoded by the coding sequence TTGGAGGTCCGCCACAACGGCAACCAACCGATCCAATGGTGGACGGACAGCATCCAGCGGATGCAGCTGTACCACACGCGGACGGGCACCTTGCCGTTGCTGGGCGGTGGAACCATCAATGTGCAGCAGGATGGATACCTGGGCCTGAGCGGCACGCCCGGGTTCTTCGCCACGAACGGGTATGGGCCGTTCTCGCGGCTGCATCTGGCCGACCTGGATCCCAATAGCGAGGGCCAGAACCACTACAACCAGCCGTGGGGCTACCGCAGTTGGATGAAGAACGGGATGACCCTGACGGGCAACCACGACCACGCGTACATCGGCCAGCGCTACTACGGGCACGACAGCACGGACCTGGTGATCCACTGGAGCGATAACGCCGAGAAGAGCCCCTTCGGACCGGACCGGCTGCGTTTCATCTTCACCACGGACAACACGGGCGCGACCCAGGGTTCGCGCAGCCAGGAGGGCCTGGAGTTCATGCGCATGTACCCGGTGAACCAGAACCAGGGCTTCGTGGGCATCGGCAATTTCGCCCAACCAGGGATCTCGCCGGATCCAGAGCCCAGCGAGCGGCTGGACATCCTGGATCAAACGATCCGCATCCGGCGGTTGGTCCCGGACTACGAGGACGATCAGCTCGACCGCCTGGTGGTGACCGATGCGGATGGGCGCTTGCATTGGCGGGATGTGAGCAGCCTGCCCGCGCCGCCCGACAATTGCGAATGGACCATGGGCGCCAATCCGAACCCCAACCACGTGTGGACGGCGGTGGGTGCGGCGGACCCGGACTGCCCGGATGGAGAGGACAACGTCGGGATCGGCACGAACAGCCCGGTGGGTGGAACCAAGCTCAATGTCATTGAGAACACACCGCATTCCGGCTTGTCCAACCGAGGTGTTTTCGTGCGCACGGAGATCCCAACGGGAACCAATGGTGCAGGTGCCACTTGTATCGGTGTGCGTGCCGAGGCGGCCAACGCAGCAACGAACGTGGGTCTACAAGGGGCGGCGACATCATCCAGTGCATTGGCTGCGGGAAGCAACTACGGGATCGAAGGCGCCGCGACGGCTGGCGGTGCTGTAACAAGCAACCATGCGGGGCATTTTGATGCTGGATTGACGAGTGGTGCGGCCGTGACGTTCAACCGGGGCGTGTTCTCCCGGGCGACGAACCATAACACAAGCGCGCACAACTGGGGTGGCCAGTTCGAGGCCTACGGCAACGGCACATCGGCGGACAACCGCGGGGTGGAGTGCTACGTGCAGGGTTCCGGAGCCAACCAGTTCAACTTCGGCTTACGCAGCTACCTCTGGTGCACGGGGGCCAATGCCAACAATTGGGGTGTTTGGAGCAGGGTGGATGGACCGTCCACGAGCAACAACATCGCCGTGTACGGCCAGGTGCCCGATACAATGACGAACAATTGGGCGGGCTACTTCGCTGGCCGGGTCCAGGTCACCGGCAGCATGTGGAACAACGGGACCTTCATCTTCTCGGACGCGGACATCAAGACCAACGTGGAGGACATTGAAGGCCAGGATGCGGCCTCCTTGCTGGGGCAACTATCGCCAAGGGCGTACAGCTACCAGAGCGCCCAATACCCGCAGTTGTACCTGCCCGGCGGGCAACAGTTCGGGTTCCTGGCGCAGGAAGTGGCGCAGGTGATCCCGGCCGTGGTAGGCAGCACCAAAGTACCCGCCGAGTTGGATAGCCTCGGCAACGTGATCCACCCGGAAATGGACGTGGAGGGCATCAACTACACGGCGATGATCCCGTTGCTCGTGGCGGCGTTCAAGGAGCAGCAGACCACCATCAGCACCTTGCAGGACCAGCTAGCTGCAGTTCAACAAGACCTCGCCACCTGCTGCGCGGCCCACGGCAGCACGGATGGGCGCGGCATGAGCGCAGGGGCAGGGGCACGCCTTCGCCAAGGCTTCGGCGATGCGAACGCAGGTGCAGGTGAGGCCCTGCGCACCGACCTGATCATCGTGCCCAACCCGGTGGCGGATCACACCCAGCTGCGGTACACGGTGGCCACGCCGGGCCGCACGCGGCTGGAGGTGAGCGATGCCAGTGGCAAGCGGTTGGAGGTGCTGGAGGAGGCCGTGCGTGAAGCGGGTGCCTACACCCACGACTGGACCACCATGGATCTCGCGCCCGGCACTTACCATGTGACGCTGTACCTCAACGACAGCTTCGTGGTGAAGAAGGCGGTGAAGGTGGCTCAATAG